In the Triticum aestivum cultivar Chinese Spring chromosome 2B, IWGSC CS RefSeq v2.1, whole genome shotgun sequence genome, TGAGTCATGGATCTTCGGTGCTATCTATGTCTATGACGGTGTTATCTATATCAGGAGGTGTCATAAAAGAACTGTATGGCCGCACTAGCATATCTCTCCTGCGGAAGAATTCTTTTTTGTGATCTTGCTTTCCACAGACAAATTCTTCATCACTTGGGTGCAAGATATTGGATTCATCTGGACAAAATGCACACGAGCTGCTAAAGCGGCACAACGGCTTTTCTGTGGACATTATAGAGAAAGATAGAGAGAGGATTAGCTGCAAGTTGCATTAATAGTATGCATATATTCAAGTGGCTAGCAAACACAAACACAGTATGGCGGAATGTGAAGTTAAATTTAGGTAGTACCTAAGATGATGCATGTTTCAACGGCTAGTTCGAGGTACTGTCTATCAAAATATAGCTCAGCGAAAAAGTGTTGTGTCTCAGCGGTGGCATCCACGGGGTGAG is a window encoding:
- the LOC123042464 gene encoding uncharacterized protein, which translates into the protein MGSLFSSPAGGDSLPVSKKYIGRSIRSKEEDVAVRISTLVDIAIEHYNSNNPGAELEYPEYPPQSTTEMKAACIGFRGTFWYHLCFSAHPVDATAETQHFFAELYFDRQYLELAVETCIILEKPLCRFSSSCAFCPDESNILHPSDEEFVCGKQDHKKEFFRRRDMLVRPYSSFMTPPDIDNTVIDIDSTEDP